The nucleotide window CGGCCTGGCTGCTGGGCATCGGTCTACCGACTTGGAAGTTTGAGCAAGGGATTGCGGCCGGACTGGCCGGCATTCGGATCGAAGAATGGGTCGCGATCCTCTTGCTTGGGCTCCATGTCCTGTGGCTGACGCGATGGTGGCGGGCCAACCGGCGAAACTGATCAGGCGCGGGGGATGGCGAAAGGGGACGGGCACCTGAGATATGGCCCAGTAGCACGCGGACCACGCGGAGAAGACCCTAGGGTAGAACCGGGAAGATGACTACCTCTTCAGCAGAGAGGTTTGCTCCTCCGTGTGGTCCGCGTGCTCTGTGGGCCGTGACTCCGCTCACACCGTGCCGAAGCGGCGATGCCGCTTCGCATATGCTTCGAGAGCGGCAAAAAATTCAGCTTTTCGGAAATCGGGCCAGAGCGTGGGAGTCACCACGAACTCCGAATACGAAATCTGCCACAGCAGGAAATTGCTCACCCGCATCTCCCCGCTGGTTCGCACCAGCAGATCAGGATCAGGGATGTTGGAGGTGTAAAGGTGTTGGGAAACCGTCTGCTCGGTGATCTCCTCGGGATCCATCCGACCCTGCTTCACCTGCGCCGCGATGCTGCGCACCGCGTTGACGATCTCGGATCGGCCGCTATAGCTCAGCGCGAGAACCAGGGTCAGCCCGTTGTTACGGGACAGCATCGCAATGGTCTTCTTGAGCTGCTCTTGAACGGCCTCCGGAAGCCGATAGATC belongs to Verrucomicrobiales bacterium and includes:
- a CDS encoding isoprenyl transferase; translation: MSAPTPVLSPQALAVLPRHVAVIMDGNGRWAKARNLPRVEGHRQGAESVRAIVKVAGEIGIKYLTLYAFSVENWNRPKDEVDMLMKYLARYLKNEAAELHRSNVRLEIIGQIYRLPEAVQEQLKKTIAMLSRNNGLTLVLALSYSGRSEIVNAVRSIAAQVKQGRMDPEEITEQTVSQHLYTSNIPDPDLLVRTSGEMRVSNFLLWQISYSEFVVTPTLWPDFRKAEFFAALEAYAKRHRRFGTV